One genomic region from candidate division KSB1 bacterium encodes:
- a CDS encoding DUF4340 domain-containing protein, with protein MKFRNTLILLLITAAVGAYVYFYEIKGGAKREKEKETAGKLIDIKKDSVTAITIKPDGIELKKVGTTWELAAPVKYQADEGTVNSLLYSLESAQRDQKGIATSRTEHAGFGLDPARTEVIVRHAKGDVDTLYLGDSNVTSTMVYARVNHDPEVVLTSNSLANNAKKTLMDWRNKDLLNFDNSAANRLLLTTPKNRFELKKENGKWQMLAPINAAADESKISSILSRVRYGRINEFAAEQMDDARKYGLDKPSYEFTVFFGANDAQKALSFGKQDGANYYAHDPARPQVFKVDTSLVKDLNVSLMDLRNKKLAEFESWNADYVELNYADTLKIICEKDTSGNWQIKAPQEKKAKSWEVSNITSGLSGMEATAFVDENATDLKKYGLDKPRLIATIKQKGSEVAKVLIGKEKGDRVFAKAANSPVVTEVKKEDADKLFKKPTDLAE; from the coding sequence ATGAAATTTCGCAATACCTTGATTCTGTTGTTGATCACGGCGGCTGTTGGCGCGTATGTTTATTTTTATGAAATCAAGGGCGGCGCCAAGCGCGAAAAAGAGAAAGAAACTGCCGGCAAGCTTATTGATATCAAAAAAGATTCCGTCACGGCCATCACCATCAAGCCCGACGGCATCGAGTTGAAGAAAGTTGGTACGACGTGGGAATTGGCCGCACCGGTAAAATATCAAGCGGATGAGGGCACGGTCAACTCTTTGCTCTACTCGTTGGAATCAGCGCAGCGCGATCAAAAGGGAATTGCCACCTCACGCACGGAGCACGCCGGTTTTGGTCTCGATCCGGCGCGAACGGAGGTGATCGTCCGCCACGCAAAGGGAGACGTGGATACGCTTTATCTCGGCGACAGCAATGTCACCTCGACGATGGTGTATGCCCGCGTCAATCATGATCCGGAAGTGGTGTTGACGAGCAACAGCTTGGCCAACAACGCCAAGAAAACGCTGATGGACTGGCGAAATAAGGATTTGCTCAATTTTGACAACAGCGCCGCCAATCGGCTGTTGCTCACCACGCCGAAAAACCGCTTTGAGCTGAAAAAAGAAAACGGCAAATGGCAGATGCTGGCGCCGATCAACGCCGCCGCTGACGAGTCGAAAATTTCCAGCATTCTCAGCCGCGTGCGCTACGGTCGCATCAACGAATTTGCGGCCGAGCAAATGGATGACGCCAGGAAGTACGGCCTGGACAAACCGAGCTATGAATTTACCGTGTTTTTCGGCGCCAATGACGCGCAGAAAGCGCTCAGTTTCGGCAAGCAAGACGGCGCCAATTATTACGCCCACGATCCGGCCCGGCCGCAAGTTTTCAAAGTCGATACGAGCCTCGTCAAAGATCTCAATGTCAGTTTGATGGATTTGCGCAACAAAAAGCTCGCCGAGTTCGAGAGTTGGAACGCCGATTATGTCGAGTTGAATTATGCCGATACGTTGAAAATTATTTGCGAGAAAGACACCTCCGGCAATTGGCAAATCAAAGCCCCCCAAGAGAAGAAGGCCAAAAGCTGGGAAGTCTCGAATATTACCAGTGGCCTTTCGGGAATGGAAGCCACGGCCTTTGTTGACGAAAACGCAACTGATCTGAAAAAATATGGTCTCGACAAACCGCGGTTGATTGCAACAATCAAACAAAAAGGCAGCGAGGTCGCCAAAGTTTTGATTGGCAAGGAAAAAGGCGATCGTGTTTTTGCCAAAGCTGCAAACAGTCCGGTCGTGACGGAAGTCAAGAAGGAGGATGCGGACAAACTTTTTAAGAAGCCAACTGATTTAGCAGAATAA
- the ald gene encoding alanine dehydrogenase → MKIGVPKEIKANENRVALIPVGAELLGAHGHEILVEKGAGVGSGFEDGDYRMAGAKIVNDPAEIYGAAEMIMKVKEPLPSEYALIRANQIIFTYFHFAASRELTEAVIQSQCIAIAYETVQTPDRALPLLIPMSEVAGRMSIQEGARCLEKLYGGKGILLGGVPGVEPANVVILGGGVVGSNAAKIAAGLGARVQIFDISLERLRYLDDVMPKNVVTVMSNPANIRKAIAEADLVVGGVLIPGAKAPRLITRDMLRLMKRGSVIVDVAVDQGGCVETIRPTTHESPTFEIDGVVHYGVANMPGAVPMTSTVALTNATLPYAIQIANSGFPKCVQDSSAIAMGVNIVRGQVTYKGVAEAFNLPYVPLEEVL, encoded by the coding sequence ATGAAAATCGGTGTTCCCAAAGAGATCAAGGCGAATGAAAATCGCGTCGCGCTGATACCAGTCGGCGCGGAGTTGCTTGGAGCGCACGGGCATGAGATTCTGGTGGAAAAAGGCGCGGGAGTCGGCAGCGGTTTTGAAGATGGCGATTACAGAATGGCTGGCGCCAAAATCGTCAATGATCCGGCGGAAATTTATGGCGCAGCGGAGATGATTATGAAAGTCAAGGAGCCGTTGCCTTCGGAATACGCGTTGATACGCGCAAACCAAATCATCTTCACTTATTTCCACTTTGCCGCCTCGCGCGAATTGACTGAAGCCGTTATCCAATCGCAATGCATTGCCATCGCCTATGAAACCGTGCAAACGCCGGATCGCGCCCTGCCGCTGTTGATCCCGATGAGTGAGGTTGCGGGCCGGATGTCGATTCAAGAAGGTGCGCGCTGTTTGGAAAAATTGTACGGCGGCAAAGGCATTTTGCTCGGCGGCGTTCCCGGTGTTGAGCCGGCAAATGTGGTCATTCTCGGCGGCGGAGTGGTCGGCAGTAATGCGGCGAAAATTGCCGCCGGCCTTGGCGCGCGTGTGCAGATTTTCGACATCAGCCTCGAGCGTTTGCGCTATCTCGACGACGTTATGCCAAAAAACGTTGTGACCGTCATGTCCAATCCGGCCAACATCCGCAAAGCCATTGCCGAAGCGGATTTGGTGGTCGGCGGTGTGTTGATCCCCGGCGCCAAAGCCCCGCGGCTGATCACGCGCGACATGCTGCGGCTGATGAAAAGAGGCTCGGTCATCGTTGATGTGGCGGTGGATCAAGGCGGCTGCGTGGAAACGATTCGGCCAACGACGCACGAAAGCCCGACCTTTGAAATCGACGGCGTTGTGCACTACGGTGTGGCCAATATGCCGGGGGCGGTGCCGATGACTTCCACTGTGGCGTTGACCAATGCCACACTGCCCTACGCGATTCAGATTGCCAACTCTGGCTTCCCGAAATGCGTGCAAGACTCCAGCGCCATTGCGATGGGCGTCAACATTGTTCGCGGCCAAGTGACCTACAAAGGCGTGGCGGAAGCCTTTAATTTGCCGTATGTTCCGCTTGAAGAAGTTCTGTAA
- the pnp gene encoding polyribonucleotide nucleotidyltransferase — MHCIKETELNGKKFSIETGRVAKQAHGSCWVRYGDTVVMATVVGAKEPAEEADFFPLTVDYREKAYAAGKIPGGYFKREGRPSENEVLISRLIDRSIRPLFAEEFLNEVQLMVSALAADKENDPDVHGITGASMALLLSDIPWAGPIAGVRVGRIKGQLIANPTHAEIEHSDMDIVLAASEDSIVMVEGEAQEISEAEMVAALRFGHEVARQLIRVQKAVAAEMAKPKRDVPVAAAPAGLETRVTTMVSEQMRQILQEVEKQKRHEALKQLREATVEALQAEFPESETFIAGFFYKIEKQLVRQMILNENRRLDGRRPEDIREITCEVSVLPRVHGSCLFTRGQTQALAVTTLGTKIDEQKMDELEGEFYKSYMLHYNFPPFSVGEIRQLRGPGRREIGHGNLAERALKAVIPNETIFPYTVRVVSDILESNGSSSMATVCAGSLSLMDAGVPVKDAVAGIAMGLIKEGDKTVVLTDILGDEDHLGDMDFKVAGTAKGITAFQMDIKIEGLSQEIMAEALERARVARLHILNVMNRTLAKPRPEISPYAPRIVSIKIPVDSIGMVIGPGGKSIRDIIERTGATIDIDDDGTVTMAAVDPEAVNMAKEIIQGMVAEPEVGKIYKGVVKGIKEFGAFVEILPGREGLLHISEIEHRRLNRVEEVLKMGDQVEVKLLEIADGGKLKLSRKVLLPQSASSHHRRGH; from the coding sequence ATGCACTGTATCAAGGAAACCGAGCTGAACGGAAAGAAATTCAGCATTGAAACCGGCCGCGTTGCAAAACAGGCGCACGGCTCGTGTTGGGTGCGCTATGGCGACACGGTGGTGATGGCGACGGTGGTCGGTGCCAAAGAGCCGGCGGAAGAAGCTGATTTTTTTCCGCTCACGGTTGATTACCGCGAAAAAGCCTATGCGGCGGGTAAAATCCCCGGCGGTTATTTTAAGCGCGAAGGGCGACCGAGTGAAAACGAAGTGTTGATCAGCCGTTTGATCGATCGTTCGATCCGGCCGTTGTTTGCCGAGGAATTTCTCAATGAAGTGCAACTGATGGTGTCGGCATTGGCGGCAGACAAGGAGAACGATCCGGATGTGCACGGCATCACCGGCGCCTCGATGGCGCTGCTGCTGTCGGATATTCCCTGGGCCGGGCCGATTGCCGGCGTCCGCGTCGGCCGCATCAAGGGTCAATTGATTGCCAACCCGACTCACGCCGAGATCGAGCACAGCGACATGGACATCGTGCTCGCGGCCTCGGAAGATTCGATTGTGATGGTCGAGGGCGAGGCGCAGGAAATCAGCGAAGCCGAGATGGTTGCGGCGCTGCGTTTCGGGCACGAGGTGGCGCGCCAACTGATTCGGGTGCAAAAAGCGGTCGCCGCCGAAATGGCCAAACCCAAACGCGATGTGCCTGTCGCCGCCGCGCCGGCAGGTTTGGAGACGCGCGTCACCACAATGGTCAGCGAGCAAATGCGGCAGATTTTGCAGGAAGTTGAAAAGCAAAAACGCCACGAAGCGCTGAAGCAATTACGCGAGGCAACGGTCGAAGCGCTGCAAGCTGAATTTCCGGAAAGCGAAACTTTCATTGCCGGGTTTTTTTATAAAATCGAAAAGCAACTCGTTCGCCAGATGATTCTCAATGAGAACCGCCGGTTGGATGGCCGCCGCCCCGAGGATATTCGCGAGATCACCTGTGAAGTTTCGGTGTTGCCACGGGTGCACGGTTCATGCTTGTTCACGCGCGGCCAAACGCAGGCGCTGGCCGTGACGACGCTCGGCACGAAAATCGACGAACAGAAGATGGACGAGCTGGAAGGCGAATTTTATAAAAGCTACATGCTGCATTATAATTTCCCGCCGTTCAGCGTCGGCGAGATCCGCCAGTTGCGCGGGCCGGGCCGCCGCGAAATCGGCCACGGCAATCTGGCCGAACGCGCCTTAAAAGCGGTCATTCCCAACGAAACCATTTTCCCCTATACCGTTCGGGTGGTGTCCGACATTTTGGAATCAAACGGCTCTTCGTCGATGGCGACGGTTTGTGCCGGCTCGCTGTCGCTGATGGACGCCGGCGTGCCGGTGAAAGATGCCGTGGCCGGTATCGCGATGGGGCTTATTAAGGAGGGCGACAAGACCGTCGTGCTCACCGATATTCTTGGCGATGAAGATCATCTTGGCGACATGGATTTCAAAGTGGCGGGAACAGCGAAAGGCATCACCGCGTTTCAGATGGACATTAAAATCGAAGGCCTGTCGCAGGAGATCATGGCTGAAGCCTTGGAGCGCGCGCGGGTGGCGCGGTTGCACATTCTCAACGTCATGAATCGAACGTTGGCAAAACCACGTCCGGAGATTTCGCCATATGCGCCGCGCATTGTTTCGATCAAGATTCCGGTTGACAGTATCGGCATGGTCATCGGCCCGGGTGGCAAGTCGATTCGTGATATTATCGAGCGTACCGGCGCGACGATTGACATCGACGACGACGGCACAGTGACGATGGCCGCGGTCGATCCCGAAGCCGTGAACATGGCGAAGGAGATCATTCAAGGCATGGTGGCGGAACCGGAAGTCGGCAAGATTTATAAGGGCGTCGTCAAAGGCATCAAGGAATTTGGCGCGTTCGTGGAAATCCTGCCCGGACGTGAAGGTTTGCTGCACATTTCCGAAATCGAGCATCGCCGTCTCAATCGTGTTGAAGAGGTGTTGAAGATGGGTGATCAAGTCGAAGTAAAATTGCTCGAGATTGCCGACGGCGGCAAGCTGAAATTGAGCCGGAAGGTTTTGCTGCCGCAGTCGGCTTCATCACATCATCGGCGAGGCCATTAA
- a CDS encoding insulinase family protein: MPNTIDNSEYRKTVLPGGLRIVSEAIPHVRSISLGVWVQNGTRDERPEENGISHFIEHMMFKGTQRRKASDIAESLEAYGGHLNAFTGKELTCYYAHVLDEHLPLAIDVLADMLTASIFSAEEIAKEKSVVIEEINAVEDTPEELVQDFFMRDLFPAHALGYSTLGTREIVSAFQRDQLFDYVRRHYSQNRLLVAAAGNVKHDDLLAQIGERFSMLPASGTRVLVPPPVKSIPGSVAEDDCSQMHICLGTLALRFGDPRKFVLLVLNTLLGGGMSSRLFQTIREQHGLAYSVFSFHDFMLDTGLFGIYLGTDPDRAEQATTLLRQELQKLRDEPVSPAELSRTINQLKGSLMLGLEGTSSRMSRLAKMEIYLGEYVTLDEVCAGIESVTAGQIQQLAQELFADERMTSTIIRPAEKKR, translated from the coding sequence TTGCCAAACACAATCGACAACTCGGAGTATCGAAAGACCGTCCTGCCGGGCGGGCTTCGTATCGTTTCCGAAGCCATCCCGCATGTGCGGTCGATTTCGCTCGGCGTGTGGGTGCAGAACGGCACGCGCGACGAGCGGCCGGAGGAAAACGGCATCTCGCATTTTATCGAGCACATGATGTTCAAAGGCACCCAGCGTCGCAAGGCGAGTGACATCGCCGAAAGCCTGGAAGCCTACGGGGGGCATTTGAACGCGTTTACCGGCAAGGAGCTGACCTGTTATTACGCGCACGTTTTGGATGAGCATTTGCCGCTTGCCATCGACGTGCTCGCCGATATGTTGACCGCTTCGATTTTCAGTGCTGAAGAAATCGCCAAGGAAAAATCCGTTGTGATCGAGGAGATCAATGCGGTGGAAGACACGCCGGAAGAACTCGTGCAGGATTTTTTTATGCGCGACCTTTTTCCGGCGCACGCGCTCGGCTATTCGACGCTCGGCACGCGTGAAATCGTTTCAGCGTTTCAACGCGACCAACTGTTTGATTATGTGCGCCGGCATTATTCGCAGAATCGCCTGCTGGTGGCGGCCGCCGGCAATGTCAAACACGACGATCTCTTGGCACAGATTGGCGAGCGGTTCAGCATGTTACCGGCAAGCGGCACGCGTGTCCTGGTCCCGCCGCCAGTGAAATCCATTCCCGGTTCGGTGGCGGAGGACGATTGCAGCCAAATGCACATCTGTCTGGGCACGCTGGCGCTGCGTTTTGGCGACCCGCGCAAATTCGTTCTGCTCGTGCTGAATACTTTGCTGGGCGGCGGCATGAGCTCCCGCCTGTTTCAAACGATTCGTGAGCAACACGGCCTGGCATATTCGGTTTTTTCATTTCACGATTTTATGCTGGATACCGGTTTGTTTGGAATTTATTTGGGCACCGACCCCGACCGCGCCGAACAAGCCACGACGTTGTTGCGCCAGGAATTGCAAAAGTTGCGTGACGAGCCGGTTTCACCGGCTGAGCTGAGCCGTACCATCAATCAACTGAAGGGCAGTCTCATGCTCGGCCTCGAAGGCACCAGCAGTCGCATGTCGCGCCTGGCGAAAATGGAAATCTATCTCGGGGAGTATGTCACGCTCGACGAGGTTTGCGCTGGCATCGAAAGCGTGACCGCCGGGCAAATCCAGCAGCTTGCGCAAGAGCTTTTTGCCGATGAGCGCATGACGTCGACGATCATTCGTCCGGCAGAAAAAAAACGATGA
- a CDS encoding ABC transporter permease subunit, whose protein sequence is MRNFLAIFERELKSYFLSPVAYVVLGFFLVATGLFYYNIINWFDRISMQSMMMAQQYRQLPQPINVNMMAIRPLFHNIAIIGLFLVPGITMRLFAEEKRQGTMELLATSPLSNWQITLGKFTAALVFYLVMLLATGVFVGLLFFFGNPEVMPILTGYLGLLLVGGCFISLGLLFSAFTENQIIAFVGAFAVNLAILSLGWLANFVGPNLAAFFSSLSPIEHFDDFAKGIVDTKHLVYYISFMFGGIFLTYVTVESSRWRGAR, encoded by the coding sequence ATGAGAAATTTTCTGGCTATTTTCGAGCGCGAATTGAAAAGCTATTTTCTTTCTCCGGTGGCATACGTCGTGCTCGGCTTTTTCCTTGTCGCCACTGGGTTGTTCTATTATAACATCATCAACTGGTTCGACCGCATCAGCATGCAGTCGATGATGATGGCGCAGCAGTATCGCCAGCTGCCGCAGCCGATCAACGTCAATATGATGGCGATTCGCCCGCTGTTTCATAACATTGCGATTATCGGCCTGTTTCTGGTGCCGGGCATCACGATGCGGCTATTCGCGGAAGAAAAACGCCAGGGCACGATGGAGCTGCTCGCCACCTCGCCGTTGAGCAACTGGCAGATCACGCTGGGTAAATTTACCGCGGCGCTGGTCTTTTATCTTGTCATGCTGCTGGCGACTGGCGTGTTCGTTGGCTTGCTGTTTTTCTTCGGCAATCCGGAAGTGATGCCGATTCTCACCGGTTATCTCGGCTTGCTGCTGGTCGGCGGCTGTTTTATTTCGCTCGGGCTGTTGTTCAGCGCCTTTACGGAAAATCAAATTATCGCTTTTGTCGGTGCGTTCGCGGTGAATTTGGCGATTCTGTCACTCGGCTGGCTCGCCAATTTCGTCGGCCCCAATCTGGCGGCGTTTTTTTCCAGCCTATCGCCGATCGAGCATTTCGATGATTTTGCCAAAGGCATTGTTGACACCAAGCATTTGGTTTACTATATCAGCTTCATGTTTGGCGGGATTTTTTTAACTTATGTAACTGTTGAATCCAGTCGATGGAGAGGTGCGCGATGA
- a CDS encoding ATP-binding cassette domain-containing protein has product MIQVQNLTRFYGRTPAIQDVSFEVEKGEIVGFLGPNAAGKTTTMRILTCYMPATSGRAKVAGFDVFNQSLEVRKRIGYLPEQPPVYMDMTVKSYLNFVAKIKGVDSRERNNRINDVMQKTAIAEVQDKVIRKLSKGYKQRVGLAQAMVHNPDVLVLDEPTVGLDPNQIIEVRELIKNLAGNHTIILSTHILPEVEMTCQRAVIINRGRVVAQDTIANMTQHKSGVGRLVVQVEGPVAQVRDKLAGVHGVKKVYTNSDSRYDIECEPGRDVRRELAQAVVQNGWGLLELRAKDLTLEEVFLNLTTDEGGTKA; this is encoded by the coding sequence GTGATCCAGGTACAAAATCTTACCCGTTTTTATGGGCGAACGCCGGCTATTCAGGATGTCTCTTTTGAAGTTGAAAAGGGAGAAATCGTCGGCTTTCTCGGGCCAAACGCCGCGGGCAAGACGACCACGATGCGGATATTGACCTGCTACATGCCGGCCACCAGTGGCCGCGCCAAAGTCGCCGGTTTCGACGTGTTCAATCAATCGTTGGAAGTCCGTAAGCGCATTGGCTACCTGCCGGAGCAACCGCCGGTCTACATGGATATGACGGTGAAATCATATCTGAATTTTGTCGCCAAGATCAAGGGTGTTGACAGCCGTGAGCGCAACAATCGTATCAATGATGTCATGCAAAAAACTGCGATCGCCGAGGTGCAGGATAAAGTCATCCGCAAGTTGTCCAAAGGTTACAAGCAGCGTGTCGGTTTGGCGCAAGCGATGGTGCACAATCCCGATGTTCTTGTTCTCGATGAGCCGACGGTCGGCCTCGATCCGAATCAGATCATCGAAGTGCGCGAGCTGATCAAAAATCTCGCCGGCAATCACACCATCATTCTCAGCACGCACATTTTACCCGAAGTTGAGATGACCTGCCAGCGCGCGGTGATCATCAATCGCGGCCGGGTCGTGGCGCAAGATACGATTGCGAACATGACTCAGCACAAGAGCGGGGTTGGCCGCCTGGTTGTGCAGGTGGAGGGCCCGGTTGCGCAAGTGCGCGACAAGCTGGCCGGCGTGCATGGCGTCAAAAAAGTGTACACCAACAGCGACAGTCGCTATGACATCGAATGCGAGCCTGGCCGTGATGTGCGGCGTGAATTGGCGCAGGCCGTCGTGCAAAACGGCTGGGGGCTTCTGGAGCTCCGCGCCAAAGACCTTACGCTTGAAGAAGTCTTTTTGAATCTGACGACGGACGAAGGAGGCACAAAAGCATGA
- a CDS encoding GldG family protein → MKKYSSYAGTLGLLFIAAGLLIQYVRSVWQWQEIVPLAVGGALLVYYLVFNFKSVLDFISSRGALQTANAFVMCVLVLGLLGFANYLAGKHTWRKDTTAAKQFSLSEQTKKVLGALKEELRITAFYQAQEQDRVADQFKEYASVTSKFKYEFIDPDKKPDLARRYGVTAYNTTVVSYRNQDEKITTATEADLTNAIIKVTRDKKKKIYFTTNHGEKAIDSDERLGMSAAQKSIKEKNYEVGTVSLIDTAGVPEDCSVLVIAGAQTEFLPPELEKLKKYLEKGGAAMFMLDAGLMTKSPLPSFKDILSEYGIEPNDDMILDFSGIGQLFGAGPDMPVVANYSQHAITEKFGNFMTAYPSARSLTIMGDKPSGVTAEAFASTSGNSWGESNPDELRSGRVQPNFPPDRRGPLALGVAATKNATADGANGSNNSRLVVFGDSDFAANYLFGFQKNGDLFMNAISWLAEEEDLIAIPPKNPEDRRISLTASGSKMIMVVSLFLLPLAAFGTAIAVYVKRR, encoded by the coding sequence ATGAAAAAATACAGTTCGTATGCCGGCACGCTCGGCCTCCTTTTCATTGCCGCCGGCCTGTTGATTCAGTACGTGAGATCGGTTTGGCAGTGGCAGGAAATCGTGCCGCTCGCAGTCGGCGGCGCCCTGTTGGTTTATTATCTCGTCTTCAATTTCAAATCCGTTCTTGATTTCATCAGCAGCCGCGGTGCGCTGCAAACCGCCAATGCCTTTGTGATGTGTGTGCTCGTGCTCGGCCTGCTTGGCTTTGCCAATTATCTTGCCGGCAAGCATACGTGGCGCAAAGACACCACGGCGGCGAAGCAATTCAGCCTTTCCGAGCAGACCAAGAAAGTTTTGGGCGCTTTGAAGGAAGAGTTGCGCATCACCGCGTTTTATCAAGCGCAGGAGCAGGATCGCGTTGCCGATCAATTCAAAGAATACGCCTCGGTGACGTCGAAATTCAAATATGAGTTCATCGATCCGGATAAAAAGCCGGATCTGGCGCGACGTTATGGTGTGACCGCCTACAACACCACGGTGGTTTCCTACCGCAACCAGGATGAAAAAATCACGACGGCAACGGAAGCGGATTTGACCAATGCCATCATCAAAGTCACGCGTGATAAAAAGAAGAAAATTTATTTCACCACCAACCACGGCGAGAAAGCGATTGACAGCGATGAGCGCTTGGGCATGAGCGCGGCGCAAAAATCCATTAAAGAAAAAAATTACGAAGTGGGCACGGTTTCGCTCATCGACACCGCCGGCGTTCCGGAAGATTGTTCGGTGTTGGTGATTGCCGGCGCCCAGACGGAGTTTCTGCCGCCGGAGCTTGAGAAGCTGAAAAAATATCTCGAAAAAGGCGGCGCGGCGATGTTTATGCTCGATGCAGGTTTAATGACCAAGTCGCCCCTGCCGTCGTTTAAGGATATTTTGAGTGAGTATGGCATTGAGCCCAACGACGACATGATTCTGGATTTTTCCGGTATCGGGCAGCTTTTCGGCGCCGGCCCGGATATGCCGGTGGTCGCGAATTATTCCCAGCACGCCATCACGGAGAAGTTCGGCAATTTTATGACCGCTTATCCGAGCGCGCGTTCGTTGACGATAATGGGAGATAAACCCTCCGGCGTGACCGCGGAGGCGTTTGCCAGCACCAGCGGCAATAGCTGGGGCGAGTCGAATCCGGATGAATTGCGCAGCGGCCGCGTGCAGCCGAATTTTCCACCGGACCGTCGTGGCCCTCTTGCGCTCGGCGTCGCGGCCACCAAAAACGCGACCGCAGACGGCGCGAATGGGTCGAACAACAGCCGACTCGTCGTCTTCGGCGATTCGGATTTTGCCGCCAATTATCTGTTTGGTTTTCAGAAAAACGGCGACCTGTTCATGAACGCCATCAGTTGGTTGGCCGAAGAGGAGGATTTGATCGCGATTCCGCCAAAAAATCCTGAAGACCGGCGCATCAGCTTGACCGCCTCCGGCTCGAAGATGATCATGGTGGTTAGCCTCTTCTTGCTACCGCTGGCGGCGTTCGGAACGGCGATCGCGGTTTATGTGAAAAGGCGGTAA